The following coding sequences are from one Streptomyces sp. TS71-3 window:
- a CDS encoding putative phosphothreonine lyase domain-containg protein, protein MNTKTAPSAQPETLTSTTPSRETTEPWLWAAAPDTPLTGNDHPFSGKWMWFTPLSLLDASWATIRAATQDGLLGYRSKAGTLVNTRPKSDDTRRPICIYTQDWRDVDDVQRVLIRLRALGIVDVLLYKTDSDTLNGRYGTGASTFVAPAAKPKVVIPRRTREALEHHHAARAQARRAAAARRKAPSPKHT, encoded by the coding sequence ATGAACACCAAGACCGCCCCATCGGCCCAACCCGAGACCCTCACCAGCACCACTCCATCACGCGAGACCACCGAACCCTGGCTGTGGGCCGCCGCCCCGGACACCCCCCTGACCGGAAACGACCATCCCTTCAGCGGCAAATGGATGTGGTTCACTCCGCTCAGCCTTCTCGATGCCTCCTGGGCCACGATCCGCGCCGCCACCCAAGACGGCCTTCTCGGTTACCGCAGCAAGGCAGGCACGCTCGTCAACACCCGGCCCAAGAGCGACGACACCCGCCGCCCCATCTGCATCTACACCCAAGACTGGCGCGACGTCGACGACGTCCAACGGGTACTGATCCGCCTCCGCGCCCTCGGCATCGTCGACGTCCTGCTCTACAAGACCGACAGCGACACTCTCAACGGCCGCTACGGCACCGGCGCCAGCACCTTCGTCGCGCCCGCCGCCAAGCCGAAAGTGGTCATCCCCCGACGCACCCGAGAAGCCCTCGAACACCACCACGCCGCGCGAGCCCAGGCCCGAAGAGCCGCTGCCGCACGCAGGAAAGCACCATCACCGAAGCACACCTGA
- a CDS encoding RNaseH domain-containing protein gives MPSQDTRMSMLAAPLTRELTGTVWLYRFPDKIEHEWNRLHAVYRGKTGSKANLPYTGLLMVLRASGTTSASLYPTSKSRPPQFLALSKKLPSAHLRAVVALWEQALLQTPADDISLAYTSGLADLFASVEPEQVAVWDHVRLGPRAVDADGWVWDAAGWNLASLLARTGLKVDGRTVPWRSDTENNIMVWDTGHLWSNNWLEARPAKEKKGKEAAGEEAEAPEEWKVRRHYAALRVDVAMKSLHSLPVPLAVMTPRVSRLSNQINGARTAWWAPRSPGAPLLRVGLGGKGKYTHLEHTSRLALDAWVRLMDEPVFPRSPEDTEFLPISAMDLSGEPGGFRALIPFSKSFPIGKGVGLHTVTALADHLTTVTGQDLVRGLQVAKVLSVAARKTEYGRDATLLDDAGLKDIMAAAGCSRLRILALYEHQEMRTRMQRLLAYHFNRPDLADGMPDDEIVALGCHTEVLLHRAPELLSHGGHHDRRGALTDALPGLAAEDTGVLALVETEYDAKEWGRQRRAARREEEGAVDPYTLDAKPEISRHLARHGVLAQFLTPTTKKLRSKKKERDATSPLEALGMELAADFPGHMAIGDVLRSAGLVHPRLTRAISTGSGLKDRVAHLGLHMRAQLGEKHVNRTEEPKLMWILTAFVPVGAHWKALAYLPAGRDGKGRWLNYARAQALSRSHPIPEGSRGDDTLPRRIDHALFELSRHLECGYVLYVSGDSTRPVWPLLANKKADLLPDDDGLANGRPALPGATLTPEHRPRAVIRTTSSADPSIPLPALFHEIHEDGTERDGDKTSNALFRLDHTDTTFLMSRRPHQMDGKTPSAKSGRSQGRWSCDDKEQQAETWYNLTATEIAVIQHPDGEDALPYALTCARLCNHALAWEHRTCHPLPVHAAIQMDKNHPEYRRTIDWETDDATG, from the coding sequence ATGCCATCCCAGGACACCCGCATGTCCATGCTGGCCGCACCGTTGACCCGCGAGCTGACGGGCACCGTGTGGCTGTACCGCTTCCCGGACAAGATCGAGCACGAGTGGAACAGACTGCATGCCGTCTACCGCGGCAAGACCGGATCGAAAGCCAACCTGCCCTATACCGGGCTGCTGATGGTGCTTCGGGCGAGCGGCACCACCAGCGCCTCGCTGTATCCCACCAGCAAGAGCAGACCGCCCCAGTTCCTCGCCCTGTCCAAGAAGCTGCCGTCGGCGCATCTTCGGGCCGTGGTCGCGCTGTGGGAGCAGGCTCTGCTGCAGACGCCGGCGGACGACATCTCACTGGCCTACACCAGTGGTCTCGCCGACCTGTTCGCCTCCGTGGAGCCCGAGCAGGTGGCGGTGTGGGACCACGTCCGTCTCGGCCCGCGCGCCGTGGACGCGGACGGCTGGGTATGGGACGCGGCCGGCTGGAACCTCGCCTCCCTCTTGGCCCGGACAGGCCTGAAGGTGGACGGCCGTACCGTCCCCTGGCGCTCGGACACCGAGAACAACATCATGGTCTGGGATACCGGACACCTGTGGTCGAACAACTGGCTTGAGGCCCGCCCTGCCAAGGAAAAGAAGGGCAAGGAAGCGGCCGGCGAAGAAGCCGAGGCGCCGGAGGAGTGGAAGGTCCGACGCCACTACGCCGCGCTGCGCGTGGATGTGGCGATGAAGTCGCTGCACTCGCTGCCCGTCCCCCTGGCGGTCATGACACCCCGCGTCTCGAGGCTGAGCAACCAGATCAACGGCGCCCGCACCGCCTGGTGGGCGCCCCGCTCCCCCGGCGCCCCGCTGCTCCGCGTGGGCCTGGGCGGCAAAGGCAAGTACACCCATCTCGAGCACACCAGCCGTCTGGCCCTGGATGCGTGGGTGCGGCTGATGGACGAGCCCGTGTTCCCCCGCAGCCCCGAGGACACCGAGTTCCTGCCCATCAGCGCCATGGACCTGTCCGGCGAGCCCGGCGGCTTCCGTGCGCTCATCCCGTTCTCGAAGTCGTTCCCCATCGGCAAAGGCGTCGGCCTGCACACCGTCACCGCCCTGGCCGACCATCTGACCACGGTCACCGGGCAGGACCTCGTCCGCGGCCTGCAGGTCGCCAAGGTGCTCTCGGTGGCCGCCCGCAAGACCGAGTACGGCCGCGATGCCACGCTCCTCGACGACGCCGGTCTCAAGGACATCATGGCCGCCGCGGGCTGCTCCAGGCTGCGCATCCTGGCCCTGTACGAGCACCAGGAGATGCGCACCCGCATGCAGCGGCTGCTGGCCTACCACTTCAACCGACCCGATCTCGCCGACGGTATGCCCGACGACGAGATCGTCGCGCTCGGCTGTCACACCGAGGTGCTGCTGCACCGGGCCCCCGAGCTGCTGTCCCACGGCGGCCACCACGACCGGCGTGGCGCGCTCACCGACGCTCTGCCCGGACTGGCTGCCGAGGACACCGGGGTCCTGGCCCTGGTCGAGACCGAGTACGACGCCAAGGAGTGGGGCCGCCAGCGCCGCGCCGCCCGCCGCGAGGAGGAAGGCGCCGTCGACCCCTACACGCTGGACGCCAAGCCGGAAATCTCCCGGCACCTCGCACGGCACGGCGTACTCGCCCAGTTCCTCACCCCCACCACGAAGAAGCTGCGCTCGAAGAAGAAGGAACGCGATGCCACATCCCCCTTGGAGGCCCTCGGCATGGAGCTCGCCGCGGACTTCCCCGGCCACATGGCCATCGGCGACGTGCTGCGCTCCGCCGGCCTGGTCCACCCCCGCCTGACCCGCGCCATCTCCACCGGAAGCGGCCTCAAAGACCGCGTCGCCCACCTCGGCCTGCACATGCGCGCCCAGCTCGGCGAGAAACACGTCAACCGCACCGAGGAACCCAAACTCATGTGGATCCTCACCGCCTTCGTCCCCGTCGGCGCCCACTGGAAGGCCCTGGCCTACCTGCCCGCCGGCCGGGACGGCAAAGGCCGCTGGCTCAACTACGCCCGCGCCCAGGCACTGTCCCGCAGCCACCCCATCCCCGAGGGCAGCCGCGGCGACGACACCCTGCCCCGACGCATCGACCACGCCCTGTTCGAACTAAGTCGGCACCTCGAGTGCGGCTACGTGCTCTATGTCTCCGGGGACTCCACCCGCCCCGTCTGGCCGCTTCTGGCCAACAAGAAGGCCGACCTGCTCCCCGACGACGACGGCCTGGCCAATGGCAGGCCCGCGCTGCCCGGCGCCACGCTCACACCCGAGCACCGCCCCCGCGCGGTCATCCGCACCACCTCCAGCGCCGACCCGAGCATCCCGCTGCCTGCGCTCTTCCACGAGATCCACGAGGACGGCACCGAACGCGACGGCGACAAGACCAGCAACGCGCTGTTCCGACTCGACCACACCGACACCACGTTCCTCATGAGCCGCCGCCCCCATCAGATGGACGGCAAGACCCCATCGGCCAAGTCCGGACGCTCCCAAGGGCGTTGGAGCTGCGACGACAAGGAACAGCAGGCCGAGACCTGGTACAACCTCACCGCCACCGAGATCGCCGTCATCCAGCACCCCGACGGGGAAGACGCCCTGCCCTACGCCCTGACCTGCGCGAGGCTGTGCAACCACGCCCTCGCGTGGGAACACCGCACCTGCCATCCCCTGCCCGTCCACGCCGCCATCCAGATGGACAAAAACCACCCCGAGTACCGGCGCACTATCGACTGGGAAACCGACGACGCCACCGGCTGA
- a CDS encoding XRE family transcriptional regulator yields MAAASSTDSALKRARLALNMTLEEAADTLNAITGGATDASLMSAWESGRRRTGKRNRAGLCQLYRERPEALFAHQDGAATSVLETSGTAVVVKVLTRWSDLVEAMVDVVAGAREQLVVTGSRSREKAYLAAIETAVAQQPDLVHYRVLYGPPRHRALADHLLRLLELRDPSARHKGVKTLHVGMVEPAEVLERFFVASETAAVVPLPSFHGGGGLRLRRLTRLRVGAAGGDDRSRPRAAGAAQLGGEGEA; encoded by the coding sequence GTGGCCGCGGCCAGTAGCACGGACTCGGCGCTCAAGCGGGCCCGGCTCGCGCTGAACATGACGTTAGAGGAGGCGGCCGACACGCTGAACGCGATCACCGGGGGTGCGACGGACGCGAGCCTGATGAGCGCGTGGGAGTCGGGCCGGCGCCGGACGGGCAAACGGAACCGGGCAGGTCTGTGCCAGCTCTACCGCGAACGCCCGGAGGCGCTGTTCGCCCACCAGGACGGCGCTGCCACGAGCGTGCTGGAGACCTCCGGCACCGCCGTGGTGGTCAAGGTGCTGACCCGCTGGAGCGACTTGGTCGAGGCGATGGTCGACGTCGTGGCCGGCGCGCGCGAGCAGCTGGTCGTCACCGGCTCCCGGTCGCGGGAGAAGGCGTATCTGGCGGCGATCGAGACGGCCGTGGCCCAGCAGCCGGACCTCGTCCACTACCGCGTGCTGTACGGACCCCCGCGGCACCGGGCACTGGCCGATCACCTGCTGCGGCTGCTGGAGCTGCGCGACCCGTCCGCACGCCACAAGGGGGTCAAGACGCTGCACGTCGGGATGGTGGAACCCGCCGAGGTTCTGGAGAGGTTCTTCGTCGCCTCCGAGACCGCCGCCGTGGTGCCGCTGCCGTCGTTCCACGGGGGCGGAGGGCTTCGACTGCGGCGTCTTACTCGCCTGCGCGTCGGCGCGGCCGGTGGAGACGATCGAAGCCGTCCGCGCGCTGCCGGTGCGGCACAACTAGGGGGCGAGGGAGAAGCGTGA
- a CDS encoding M20 family metallopeptidase has protein sequence MRGHRPVRRRGRLVVPAGLRRHRGRLAARPGGAADSKLAAAIFCHIAADLAPRAESLHGGLAVLLDVDEHTGGFGGARAYLTDPRAARPAGVMIGYPGMDEVVVGGRGLWRASIAVHAPSGHSGSSKTVIGAITRAAHLVRLLDAAELPGANTGLRFPLPPKLSVTAFHGGQGFSVTPDRVDINVDVRTTPGFDAHDAETLVRKAVAELDAALPAPVPTEVAPVATWPPFRLAEDEQPAAALLNAATEAGLTVRPKTAGPSNIGNLLAGEGIPATAGFGVPYEGLHGIDERAHLAELPQVYAVYQRAVLDLLGG, from the coding sequence ATGCGTGGACACCGCCCCGTACGGCGACGAGGCCGCCTGGTCGTTCCCGCCGGCCTGCGGCGACATCGTGGACGGCTGGCTGCGCGGCCGGGGGGGGCGGCGGACTCCAAGCTCGCCGCCGCGATATTCTGCCACATCGCCGCCGACCTCGCCCCCCGCGCCGAGTCCCTGCACGGCGGGCTCGCGGTGCTCCTGGACGTCGATGAGCACACCGGCGGCTTCGGTGGCGCCCGCGCCTACCTCACCGACCCGCGCGCGGCCCGCCCCGCCGGGGTGATGATCGGCTACCCGGGCATGGACGAGGTGGTGGTCGGCGGCCGGGGCCTGTGGCGAGCGTCGATCGCCGTGCACGCCCCCTCCGGGCACTCCGGGTCCAGCAAGACCGTCATCGGCGCCATCACCCGGGCCGCCCACCTCGTACGGCTCCTCGACGCGGCCGAGCTGCCCGGCGCCAACACAGGCTTGAGGTTCCCGCTGCCACCGAAGCTGTCGGTGACCGCCTTCCACGGCGGACAGGGCTTCTCCGTCACCCCCGACCGGGTCGACATCAACGTCGACGTGCGCACGACCCCCGGCTTCGACGCGCACGACGCCGAGACGCTGGTCCGCAAGGCCGTTGCCGAGCTGGATGCGGCGCTGCCCGCCCCGGTGCCCACGGAGGTCGCCCCGGTCGCCACGTGGCCGCCGTTCCGCCTGGCCGAGGACGAGCAGCCCGCCGCCGCCCTGCTGAACGCCGCCACCGAGGCAGGGCTCACCGTCCGGCCGAAGACCGCGGGACCGTCGAACATCGGCAACCTGCTCGCCGGGGAAGGCATCCCCGCCACGGCCGGCTTCGGGGTGCCGTACGAGGGGCTGCACGGCATCGACGAGCGCGCCCACCTGGCCGAGTTGCCGCAGGTCTACGCGGTCTACCAGCGGGCCGTCCTCGACCTCCTCGGCGGCTGA
- a CDS encoding helix-turn-helix transcriptional regulator: MSDFDAIDSLLASLTPQPALPEAQVRRDLRERAGLSKAQVARTLGVSPSTVTGWETGRDPSGELRTKYAYLLDGLAAKLTPPSPPPADEATAPRPARDESTPAPAAGGGLAAGDDMDDVEALAAPEPCVLCGQLARHQVAGFPQHLDPAQCATTAPAPDTPAQRKVGRTAKPVKAVPAGRRVRAASTIDPSGPIAAAVAEALEAHEGDMEAATASLVKRAIPDAMALLDETRRGGRYAIVAHPWIPDILRKQSARGADQIEDPFPETELGGCWEWIWEEVGTLLGRQPPRRSRTARW; this comes from the coding sequence ATGAGCGACTTCGACGCGATCGACTCGCTGCTCGCGTCTCTCACCCCCCAGCCCGCGCTCCCCGAAGCCCAGGTACGCCGCGACCTGCGTGAGCGGGCCGGCCTGTCGAAGGCCCAGGTGGCCCGGACTCTCGGAGTGAGCCCCTCCACGGTCACGGGGTGGGAGACCGGCCGGGACCCCTCCGGGGAACTCAGAACGAAGTACGCCTACCTCCTGGACGGCTTGGCCGCGAAACTCACACCCCCCTCCCCACCGCCCGCAGACGAAGCCACCGCGCCCCGGCCCGCACGGGACGAGAGCACACCGGCCCCGGCAGCAGGCGGCGGCCTGGCCGCAGGCGACGACATGGACGACGTCGAAGCTCTGGCCGCGCCCGAGCCGTGTGTCCTGTGCGGGCAGCTTGCCCGCCACCAGGTCGCCGGTTTTCCCCAGCACCTCGACCCCGCCCAGTGCGCCACCACAGCCCCCGCACCCGACACCCCCGCCCAACGGAAGGTGGGCCGCACGGCGAAGCCGGTAAAGGCCGTGCCCGCGGGCCGCCGTGTGCGGGCCGCGTCCACCATCGACCCGTCCGGCCCGATCGCGGCGGCTGTGGCCGAGGCGCTCGAGGCGCACGAGGGCGATATGGAGGCGGCGACCGCATCCCTGGTCAAGCGGGCGATCCCGGACGCGATGGCCCTGCTGGACGAGACCCGCAGGGGCGGCCGCTACGCCATCGTCGCCCACCCCTGGATCCCGGACATCCTGCGCAAGCAGTCCGCGCGCGGCGCCGACCAGATCGAAGATCCGTTCCCAGAGACGGAGTTGGGCGGTTGCTGGGAGTGGATCTGGGAGGAAGTTGGGACGCTGTTGGGACGTCAGCCGCCGAGGAGGTCGAGGACGGCCCGCTGGTAG
- a CDS encoding condensation domain-containing protein, with amino-acid sequence MRAALKDVVDRHESLRTVFPSDREDNPGQRVLDAGQWDLEVAVTECALEAPGDCLVSVARAPFDLEHETVLLLVLHHISADGWSLTPLTRDLGTAYAARAGGRDPGLILLPVQCEPQVYQLGAGCAGRGAGALADAA; translated from the coding sequence ATGCGGGCCGCGTTGAAGGACGTGGTCGACCGGCATGAGAGCCTCCGGACCGTCTTTCCGTCTGATCGGGAAGACAACCCCGGTCAGAGGGTGCTTGACGCCGGACAGTGGGACCTGGAAGTGGCGGTCACTGAGTGCGCGCTGGAAGCTCCGGGGGACTGCCTCGTCAGCGTGGCACGCGCCCCGTTCGATCTGGAACACGAGACCGTACTGCTGCTCGTCCTGCATCACATCAGTGCCGACGGCTGGTCCCTCACCCCGCTGACCAGAGACCTCGGTACGGCATACGCAGCAAGAGCCGGCGGCCGGGACCCGGGGCTCATCCTCTTGCCCGTGCAGTGTGAACCGCAGGTGTACCAGCTCGGCGCGGGGTGTGCCGGTCGCGGTGCAGGTGCCCTCGCGGACGCCGCGTAG
- a CDS encoding AMP-binding protein, with product MPIGRPLADVRAYVLDENLQPVDPGQAGKLCLAGTGVARGYHQRPALTAERFAPDPFSGDGSRMYRTGNIVRTREGMLEFVDRQDRQVKVRGFRTQLGEIENRLTQRADVSAAVVVTHEDRHGDNTLYAYLVPRRADGAWGDAPASAKQHADPAWGRLVLEELHLSLPAYMVPLVLHGPGRPATNPQGQAHAGRVEGRGRPA from the coding sequence GTGCCGATCGGCCGCCCTCTGGCCGACGTACGCGCGTACGTCCTCGACGAGAACTTGCAGCCGGTGGACCCTGGTCAGGCCGGTAAACTCTGCTTGGCCGGGACAGGCGTCGCACGCGGCTACCACCAACGTCCCGCCCTGACCGCGGAGCGCTTCGCACCCGACCCCTTCTCCGGCGATGGCAGTCGCATGTACCGGACCGGGAACATCGTGCGCACGCGTGAGGGCATGCTGGAGTTCGTCGACCGCCAGGACAGGCAGGTGAAAGTCCGCGGCTTCCGCACCCAACTGGGCGAGATCGAGAACAGACTGACCCAGCGGGCGGACGTGTCGGCAGCGGTCGTGGTGACCCATGAGGACCGGCACGGGGACAACACACTGTACGCCTACCTGGTGCCACGCAGAGCGGACGGGGCATGGGGCGATGCACCCGCCTCGGCCAAGCAGCACGCCGACCCGGCGTGGGGCCGGCTCGTCCTTGAAGAGCTGCACCTGAGCCTGCCCGCCTACATGGTCCCCCTCGTCCTGCACGGTCCTGGACGGCCTGCCACTAACCCCCAAGGGCAAGCTCATGCGGGCCGCGTTGAAGGACGTGGTCGACCGGCATGA
- a CDS encoding AMP-binding protein, with amino-acid sequence MPAAIVEPDYSARGGLLSRHRARCRCCHRSVSPCRSPNPGCSAAPRPIAEECGIGCILVDSPARAEEVRAFCGAEAEVAIFDDLPRTGANPNGSDMHRSPVVSPLQLVYVVYTSGSTGKPKGVGVSHGDLLAFAQDPCWSGGLDESVLYHSPLNFDASVFEMWMPLLRGGRVVVAPSGTTDAYTLGRLITDEQVSCAFVTTSLFNVLVEEYPDVFVGMRQVWTGGEAANPSVVQRALRACGPGSVVNVYGPTEATIFSTFHVVPTR; translated from the coding sequence TTGCCTGCCGCGATCGTCGAGCCTGATTACTCGGCGCGGGGGGGCCTGTTGAGTCGGCACAGAGCGCGGTGCCGGTGTTGCCACCGGTCCGTTTCTCCGTGCCGCTCGCCGAACCCGGGCTGCTCGGCTGCGCCGCGGCCCATCGCCGAGGAGTGCGGCATCGGCTGCATCCTGGTCGACTCTCCTGCCCGGGCTGAAGAGGTCCGGGCGTTCTGCGGCGCTGAGGCCGAAGTGGCGATCTTCGATGACCTGCCTCGGACAGGTGCCAATCCCAACGGCAGCGACATGCACCGCAGCCCGGTCGTTTCCCCGCTGCAACTCGTCTATGTGGTCTACACCTCCGGATCCACGGGCAAGCCCAAGGGCGTGGGTGTCTCCCACGGCGACCTCTTGGCGTTCGCTCAGGACCCCTGCTGGTCAGGTGGACTGGACGAAAGCGTCCTTTACCACTCGCCGCTGAATTTTGACGCCTCGGTCTTCGAGATGTGGATGCCACTGCTGCGCGGCGGACGCGTGGTAGTCGCTCCGAGCGGCACCACGGACGCCTACACTTTGGGACGGCTCATCACCGACGAACAGGTCTCCTGCGCGTTCGTGACGACCTCGCTTTTCAACGTCCTGGTCGAGGAATACCCGGACGTCTTCGTCGGGATGCGCCAGGTCTGGACCGGCGGCGAGGCCGCTAATCCCTCCGTCGTCCAGCGTGCCCTGCGAGCCTGCGGCCCAGGCTCGGTGGTGAACGTCTATGGACCGACCGAGGCGACGATCTTCTCCACCTTCCACGTGGTACCGACGAGGTAG